A genomic region of Marinobacter sp. NP-4(2019) contains the following coding sequences:
- a CDS encoding EAL domain-containing protein has translation MPLALEAKLHDHLVQFYQDDISLTGTLADYFRAGADAGERLLALLTPTHRDALLQKMKTDGMDTRRLIAEGQLVILDARSVLDQIMHNGMPVYSLFEQHVLTHIKASAPTPVRAFGELVNLLCEDGNPSAAIELEDIWHGVCEHLPVTLFCGYDLYAFHQDGGQQAYRTICSQHSHVFPACDQALDHLTAAASAEQKAMRIAIADVLDRGEMTQHFSPMVCARTRQVLGVYALPYWHSPRYGILASDKWMDAAREAGQSGAIRRWLLHGACQQAMGFYVVPGSGLRMTVPVSGDDITSSDLVVQIDEALSASGLPGEMLELEVPGQALDASPKKSATVLKALKALGVRLSVTDVTSSSSILRYFGHYSVDAIRLGEALIKECVNNRYHQETIESMIGIARELGLAVTAGNVSTREQASYLRDHGCNTLQGGLWARMDYSDSESAAVSPTTAKHTGSPRRESAESAWKEGYDLLSAIMDNTLDGLAVLESVRNEDGTIRDFRIRKCNQRMGEIVRGTADNLIGKRLLDTYPETKEKGIFQAYCSVVESDIPMQMETRYQYGGLDLSFRITAVRMNDGVLITITDISALKRGQHKPLA, from the coding sequence ATGCCGCTCGCACTAGAGGCAAAACTACACGATCACCTTGTCCAGTTCTATCAGGATGACATTTCCCTCACGGGCACTCTGGCTGATTACTTTCGAGCCGGAGCAGACGCCGGCGAAAGGCTTCTTGCATTATTGACTCCGACCCATCGTGATGCACTGTTGCAGAAGATGAAGACTGATGGAATGGATACCCGCCGTCTGATTGCCGAGGGGCAGCTAGTCATTCTGGATGCCCGCAGCGTACTCGATCAGATCATGCACAACGGCATGCCGGTATACTCCCTGTTCGAGCAACATGTTCTTACCCATATCAAGGCCTCCGCCCCGACACCAGTAAGAGCTTTTGGTGAGCTGGTCAATCTCCTCTGCGAAGACGGTAATCCATCGGCCGCAATTGAGTTGGAGGACATCTGGCATGGGGTTTGTGAGCACCTGCCAGTGACGCTGTTTTGTGGTTATGATCTCTACGCCTTCCATCAGGATGGAGGCCAGCAGGCGTACCGGACCATCTGCAGTCAACATTCCCACGTTTTCCCCGCCTGTGACCAGGCTCTGGACCATCTGACCGCCGCTGCTTCGGCAGAACAAAAGGCCATGCGCATTGCGATAGCGGATGTGCTGGACCGGGGCGAAATGACACAACACTTCAGCCCGATGGTCTGTGCGCGGACCCGACAGGTCCTGGGAGTGTATGCTTTGCCCTACTGGCATTCTCCCCGGTACGGTATTTTGGCGTCTGATAAGTGGATGGACGCTGCCAGAGAAGCTGGCCAGAGTGGCGCTATCCGTCGCTGGTTGCTCCACGGAGCCTGTCAGCAGGCAATGGGGTTTTACGTGGTGCCGGGTTCCGGTTTACGAATGACGGTTCCAGTCTCTGGTGATGACATCACCAGCAGTGATCTGGTGGTACAGATCGATGAGGCCCTGTCAGCCAGCGGGCTGCCCGGAGAAATGCTGGAGCTTGAAGTTCCCGGACAGGCCCTGGATGCTTCACCAAAAAAGTCGGCTACTGTGCTGAAAGCCCTCAAGGCCCTGGGTGTGCGTCTTTCGGTGACTGACGTTACCAGCTCATCTTCCATCCTGCGGTATTTCGGCCATTATTCCGTGGATGCGATCCGACTCGGCGAAGCCCTGATCAAAGAGTGTGTGAACAACCGTTATCACCAGGAAACCATTGAATCGATGATTGGCATAGCTCGTGAGTTGGGACTGGCGGTAACTGCCGGCAATGTCTCTACCCGTGAACAGGCCTCCTACCTGCGCGATCACGGCTGTAACACCCTGCAAGGTGGGTTATGGGCCAGGATGGACTACTCTGACTCGGAATCAGCGGCGGTTTCCCCGACCACGGCCAAGCATACAGGATCCCCCCGCCGGGAGAGCGCCGAAAGCGCCTGGAAGGAAGGCTATGATCTTCTCAGTGCCATTATGGATAACACCCTTGACGGACTGGCGGTGTTGGAATCCGTGCGCAATGAGGATGGCACGATCAGGGATTTTCGTATCCGTAAGTGTAATCAGCGTATGGGTGAGATTGTCAGGGGCACGGCCGACAACCTCATCGGTAAGCGCCTGTTGGACACTTATCCTGAAACCAAAGAAAAAGGCATATTCCAGGCCTATTGTAGTGTGGTCGAATCGGATATCCCCATGCAGATGGAAACCCGTTACCAATATGGGGGCCTGGATCTGAGCTTTCGCATTACCGCTGTCCGCATGAACGATGGCGTGCTAATTACGATCACGGATATTTCCGCACTCAAAAGGGGGCAGCACAAACCCCTTGCATGA